One Pasteurella dagmatis DNA segment encodes these proteins:
- the epmA gene encoding elongation factor P--(R)-beta-lysine ligase, translated as MFEQENWRPSASINNLLTRAKIMAEIRRFFTDRGLLEVETPVLSEFGVTDVHLSTFSTQFVSPFGEQSKTLWLSTSPEYHMKRLLAAGSGPIFQLCHVFRNEESGHRHNPEFTMLEWYRPHFDMYRLINEVDDLLQQILECPPAESLSYQFVFQEYVGLDPLSADKSELAAKAKQYHLLSADEEDRDTLLQFLFSTVVEPKIGLENPVAVYHFPATQAALAQISSEDHRVAERFEFYYKGLELANGFHELTDANEQYHRFEQDNRLREKMGLPQRDIDKRLLGALQAGVPNCSGVALGVDRLLMIALGAQNIQEVISFGIENA; from the coding sequence ATGTTTGAACAAGAAAATTGGCGACCTTCTGCCTCCATTAATAATTTATTGACACGTGCAAAAATTATGGCGGAAATTCGCCGTTTTTTTACTGATCGTGGTTTATTGGAAGTTGAAACGCCAGTATTAAGTGAATTTGGTGTGACAGATGTGCATCTTTCCACATTTAGCACGCAGTTTGTTTCACCTTTTGGTGAACAATCAAAAACATTATGGCTCTCAACAAGTCCTGAATATCATATGAAACGTTTACTTGCGGCAGGTAGTGGACCAATTTTCCAACTTTGCCACGTCTTTCGTAATGAAGAATCAGGGCATCGACATAATCCTGAATTTACAATGTTAGAATGGTATCGACCGCACTTTGATATGTATCGTTTGATCAATGAAGTGGACGACTTATTACAACAAATTTTGGAGTGTCCTCCTGCAGAAAGCTTGAGCTATCAATTCGTATTTCAAGAATATGTAGGTTTAGATCCTTTATCTGCAGATAAATCTGAATTAGCCGCTAAAGCAAAACAATATCATTTATTAAGTGCAGATGAAGAAGATCGTGATACTTTACTACAATTTTTATTTAGTACGGTGGTTGAACCTAAAATTGGTTTAGAAAATCCAGTGGCTGTTTATCATTTTCCAGCTACACAAGCAGCATTAGCTCAGATCAGTTCTGAAGATCATCGTGTAGCAGAGCGTTTTGAGTTCTATTACAAAGGACTTGAGTTAGCGAATGGTTTCCACGAGTTGACAGATGCGAATGAGCAATACCACCGTTTTGAACAAGATAATCGCTTACGTGAAAAAATGGGGTTGCCACAACGTGATATAGATAAACGTTTGTTAGGTGCATTGCAAGCTGGCGTACCGAATTGTTCTGGCGTAGCACTAGGTGTCGATCGTTTATTGATGATTGCTTTAGGTGCACAAAATATCCAAGAGGTGATTTCATTTGGCATTGAAAATGCTTGA